The sequence AAAGCTCGTCGCTCCGTGCCTTGCCAGCGGCCGAGCCGCAGTGCATACAGTTGAGGTTGCAGCGCAGGGTGGTCTCCCAGACGGCAGAGCCCGGCCCAGGTCTTGCCATGCGGTTCTCCTCTGCTCTCAGTGGGACCCCGGACTCATAAGGTTCGTTGTGTAAGCACAGCCGTCTCTATACATGGCGTAGCCACAGTGCCATCTGATTCTCGCCATCAAATGCGATATGAACCCAGTACTATCGGCGATGCCAGTCGCGTCATCTCTCACCTGATGGCAAGGGCGTGACATATATGTCACCATGCGGTCGTTTCATATCTGTTGCCTTTCCGTCTGAGTGGTGTAGCACACTCAGGACGCTGGTGATGGAGTCGGCGCGCGTTATCACTCTCACATTGCTCTTGCGATGAGGGCAGTGGTATGCAACCGCGCTCATGCAGTCCGCGTGCTTTGGTACGTACTGTCTCTCGCCATCCACCTCAACCTCTTCGACGTGAAACGACATCGGTACCCCCATGATGGACACGTAGTCCCCAACAATCTGCGTTCTTGGCTCTGGCTGAATCGGCACCACAGTCCGAACTTCATACTCGCCAGATTCCATCTTGTCACACCGAAAAGAACCCACGAGACTCACCTCGGCGGGCATGCTGGCGTGGCCGAAGTAGGGACTATAGTGATACATGCGGAGCCGTAGTGCTCTCTCAAGTGCTTGGCGCATTCTCTCGTCAGGTGTGCTGAAGTACACCCTGAATGCTGGATTCACCAGAACACTGGAAGAGACCGCTGTTGTCGCTGCGAACTGCCCTGTCGTGTCGACCGATGCGGGTCGAGTCGAGTCACTCAAGTACCCAGTGGGGTTTCCTTCCGGTCTGTCGCGTCTGTCTGCATACGCCGCCAACATGCCGGGTCTGGTCACTTCAACTGCAACCGTAGCGCTTCGAAGGGGATGACCTTGAGCCCAATAAGAGTTGCGCGGCAGACCAAGCATTGCTCCGACCATGCCGAGAATCGCCGTGCGCGGCGGAAATGGAAATGTCACAACGGACCGAGTGCTCCCGGGCACCTTGAACAAGGCGTGGGCACCCGAAACGTCGAATACCAGGAGCCGTGCTGACATTGGTCTTCCTCAATACTCAGTTCTGATGTTCCCTACCAGACTCCAACCCTTCTTGTTGCCTGATCGGAGCGTGTCTGCGTGAATCTGGAGATAAACATAAGTGGTTTCCAACGCCACTTCTTGTGTGAACGGGACGTCCTAGTAATTCTTGCGATGTGAATCACGTACATCGGTGGTGCATACGTCTTTGGATCGACTTGCTGAGTTGGAGCGTAGGGTGAGTGAGCTCGAGGAGCAGCTCAGAGAGTTGAGCGAACGCCTTGAGTGGGTGACTGACTACTTGGAACCGATGACTGCAGCCAGCGGTGACTCTCTTGACAGCGGCTACTTCCAACTGAGAGCTCGAGAGGCCACGAGGAGACAGGTCTTGAGGAAACAGGCCTTGAAGAGAGAGGCCTCCAAGAGAGAGTCTCAAGACCCGTCTAACGACTGAGACCGTGGGGGCTGCCCGCGAAGACCGTCTGTCTTTGGTTGGACTCATCGTGCACGGTATTGTTGTTGTTCCCGTCAGATGGCATTAGGTTGACTCTTCGAGGTCTCATGAAGCGTTTAGCACATTTCCGAAGTTGTGTGACGCGCAGAGTCATGTGTGGATCACCCTGCGCATGCCGAAGACTGCCCGACTTCGCGGCAGCTGCTGGCCCATAAGTGATTCTTGCCTTCCCATATACCGAGCTCCTGTTCATGTATGGTTTGCTACATTCTGGGACCTCATAGAACGAACAGATATCATTCACATGGTATACATGAGGGCAAATGGCACACCATAAAGAGGTCGATGTTCGCTTTCTATCATCAGGTGAGCGTTTCAATATCCATTCGGACCATGATGACGGCACAGAGTATCGGATAATAACTCGAAGAGGATATATGCGACGCTTTCCACTAAACGGCTTACAATTTAGCGTCTCCTAGGTGCAACTATGATGCTGGTCATGAGCAAGCGCACAATCGGCACCCGGTCTGTAGCGACCATTACGGAGTACGCGTGGAAAACAGATGAAGTGATCCAAGGGGTTGACAGTGGAAGGGTCCGAAGCCATATCTGAGCACAAGAGCGTCGCACCCCCGCAAAGCGCCATGGTCATCGGCGGCGGGGTCGCAGGGCTCCAGGCGGCACTTGACCTCGCCAATCAGGGTTATCAGGTCCACCTGGTAGAGAGGCGCACTTCGATAGGCGGGCGGATGGCGGCAATCGACAAGACATTTCCTACTTTGGACTGTAGCGCGTGCATACTGACACCAAGGTTGAGTGAAGTGTCACGTCATCCGAACATTCGGATTCACACGAATGCGCAGGTACGGAAGGTCCGCGGACGTGCGGGCAACTTCACAGTAGAGCTACTGAAGAAGGCGAGGTACGTACTGGAAGACAAGTGCAGTGGATGTGGGGAGTGTGTAGAGGTCTGCCCCATCGAGACTCCAAATGAGTTCGATGAGAACATTGGCTTCCGGAAGGCGATCTACATTCCGTTCCCGCAGGCGACCCCGCATGTCTATGCGATTGACAAACGAGACCATGCTGCCTGCAGAGTCAACTGTCCGGCGGGTGTCAACACTCAGGCGTTCGTGACACTGCTCATGCAGGAGCGCTTTGATGAGGCTCTGAAGATAGTGCGAGAAGCGATTCCCTTTCCGGGCGCATTGGGCAGAGTGTGCATTGGATTCTGTGAGACACAGTGTGCGAGAGGCAACTATGACCAGAGTATCAGCATACGGAACCTTCACAGATTCCTGGCTGACTATGAGAGGATGTACAAGAAACCCGCTCCTGTTGAGGCGAAGATTGACAAGACGGACCGGGTAGCCGTCATAGGTGCGGGTCCGGCAGGGATTGGTTGTGCCTATCACCTTGCGAAGATGGGTTATCCTGTGACTGTATTTGAGAAACGAGAGCGCCCCGGAGGACTCATGCGGTACGCCATTCCGGAATACAGGCTTCCGCGCGAGATACTCGATGAAGAGATTGAGCGCGTCCGACAGCACGGGGTCGAGTTTGTGTTCGGCACCGAAGTCACATCTCCCAAGTCACTGCTGGAGAAGGGTTTCAAGGCAGTATTCATCGCCACCGGTGCATCGAAGAGCAACAAGCTGATGGTCGAGGGTGAGGAGGCTGGTGGGGTCTATCACGCCATCGACTTCTTGGACCGTGTGTCTCGAGGAGAGAAGGTGAAGATAGGCAAACGTGTGGCTGTTGTGGGCGGGGGTGACGCTGCAGTGGACTCGTGTCGTGTTGCCGTGAGGTTGGGGGCCGAAGAGGTCACCATGATCTACCGGCGGTCACAGGTGGAGATTCCAGCCATACCTGGGGAGGTTGAGGATGCAAGTCAAGAGGGGGTCCGATTCATGTTCCTGACGGCGCCGACGAAGGTACTATCGGCGAAGGGTCATGTGACCGGGCTCAGACTCATACGGATGAAACTTGGTGAAGAGGACAGGTCAGGACGAAGGCGTCCGATTCCAATTCATGACTCAGACTTCACACTCGCTTGCGACACACTCATCATAGCGGTTGGTCAGAGTGTTGAGACGACCGAACTGCACAAGGACGTCGAACTGACAGAGTATGGAACCATTCAGGCAGACCCCATCTCGTTGATGACAAGCGTACCCGGTGTCTTTGCTGGCGGTGATGTTGTCCTTGGACCTGCGACCGTTGTCAAGGCGCTCGGTCAGGGCAGAGAGGCAGCTAAGTCCATCGACCGATATCTTCGCGGCGTGGACCTGCAAGAGGGCAGAGAGGCAAAGCAGTATGTCATTGCGAAGCCAGAGATCAACCCTGCCAAGTTCGTGTCAACACCGCGGGCAGAGATGCCCAAACAGAAGATCAGTCGGAGGAAAAACTCGTTCATCGAAGTAGAGCTAGGCTTTGACGAGTCTCAGGCGGTGAGTGAGGCGGGACGCTGTCTTGGATGCACAGTCTGCTGCGAGTGCGGGATGTGTGTGCAGGCGTGCGAGCGAAAAGCCATCGATCACAGTCAGGAGGACCAGGTCCTCAGCCTCAATGTCGGGGCCATCGTCATGGCGACAGGGTATGAGCTGTTCGATGTCAGCGACTATCCGCGACTCGGTTATGGCAGACTCGCAAATGTGATCAATGCCATGGAGTACGAGCGTCTCATCAACGCTGCGGGCCCGACACAGGGGAATCTAATACGGTTGAGTGACGGGAGAATACCCAAGAACGTGGCCTTTGTTCAGTGTGTCGGAGCTCGGGATGTATCGAAGGATGTCCCGAACTGCTCAAGGGTATGCTGTATGTACGGCATCAAGAACGCGGTCATGTGCAGGGAGCACAACCCAGACGCGAAGGTCACCGTATACTATGCCGACATCAGGGCGTTTGGAAAGGGCTTCGAGGAGTTCTACAACATGGCGAAGACACGGTTTGGTGTCGAGTTTGTAAGAGGTCGTGTTGCAGAAGTCGAGGAAGATCCACACACGGGCGACCTGACCGTCTTTGTCGAGAACACCGAGGGATTCGAGCCGCACAAGAGGACACATGATCTTGTGGTACTCAGTCCCGGTATTCTACCGCCCA is a genomic window of Candidatus Thorarchaeota archaeon containing:
- the cas5 gene encoding CRISPR-associated protein Cas5; this encodes MSARLLVFDVSGAHALFKVPGSTRSVVTFPFPPRTAILGMVGAMLGLPRNSYWAQGHPLRSATVAVEVTRPGMLAAYADRRDRPEGNPTGYLSDSTRPASVDTTGQFAATTAVSSSVLVNPAFRVYFSTPDERMRQALERALRLRMYHYSPYFGHASMPAEVSLVGSFRCDKMESGEYEVRTVVPIQPEPRTQIVGDYVSIMGVPMSFHVEEVEVDGERQYVPKHADCMSAVAYHCPHRKSNVRVITRADSITSVLSVLHHSDGKATDMKRPHGDIYVTPLPSGER
- a CDS encoding FAD-dependent oxidoreductase, yielding MTVEGSEAISEHKSVAPPQSAMVIGGGVAGLQAALDLANQGYQVHLVERRTSIGGRMAAIDKTFPTLDCSACILTPRLSEVSRHPNIRIHTNAQVRKVRGRAGNFTVELLKKARYVLEDKCSGCGECVEVCPIETPNEFDENIGFRKAIYIPFPQATPHVYAIDKRDHAACRVNCPAGVNTQAFVTLLMQERFDEALKIVREAIPFPGALGRVCIGFCETQCARGNYDQSISIRNLHRFLADYERMYKKPAPVEAKIDKTDRVAVIGAGPAGIGCAYHLAKMGYPVTVFEKRERPGGLMRYAIPEYRLPREILDEEIERVRQHGVEFVFGTEVTSPKSLLEKGFKAVFIATGASKSNKLMVEGEEAGGVYHAIDFLDRVSRGEKVKIGKRVAVVGGGDAAVDSCRVAVRLGAEEVTMIYRRSQVEIPAIPGEVEDASQEGVRFMFLTAPTKVLSAKGHVTGLRLIRMKLGEEDRSGRRRPIPIHDSDFTLACDTLIIAVGQSVETTELHKDVELTEYGTIQADPISLMTSVPGVFAGGDVVLGPATVVKALGQGREAAKSIDRYLRGVDLQEGREAKQYVIAKPEINPAKFVSTPRAEMPKQKISRRKNSFIEVELGFDESQAVSEAGRCLGCTVCCECGMCVQACERKAIDHSQEDQVLSLNVGAIVMATGYELFDVSDYPRLGYGRLANVINAMEYERLINAAGPTQGNLIRLSDGRIPKNVAFVQCVGARDVSKDVPNCSRVCCMYGIKNAVMCREHNPDAKVTVYYADIRAFGKGFEEFYNMAKTRFGVEFVRGRVAEVEEDPHTGDLTVFVENTEGFEPHKRTHDLVVLSPGILPPKGSRELAEELGVMLDNDGYVEPRDEIVSPVDTHVPGVFVAGCAASPKDIPDSVTAGSAAAMRASIVLAKARNAAGTDGR